A DNA window from candidate division KSB1 bacterium contains the following coding sequences:
- the secE gene encoding preprotein translocase subunit SecE — MTNPVPALITFLKEARIEAKKVNWPTRERTIRDTIIVIVFSIAVAIFLGGFDLLFNALLDRYII, encoded by the coding sequence ATGACAAATCCTGTTCCAGCACTTATAACTTTCTTAAAAGAGGCGCGGATTGAGGCCAAAAAAGTAAACTGGCCCACCAGAGAACGTACCATAAGAGATACGATTATTGTGATTGTGTTTTCTATAGCCGTGGCGATTTTTTTGGGAGGTTTCGACCTTCTTTTCAACGCCTTACTGGATAGATATATCATTTAG